Proteins from a genomic interval of Staphylococcus debuckii:
- the rnc gene encoding ribonuclease III, which translates to MQMLNLNYDNLPLYQQAFSHSSFINDFNMNRLDHNERLEFLGDAVLELTVSRYLFDKYPELPEGNLTKMRATIVCEPSLVIFANKIHLNELILLGKGEEKTGGRTRPSLVSDAFEAFVGALYLDQGLKAVWQFAEEVIFPHVEDDKLMGVVDFKTQFQELIHRLSKGNVTYRLIHEEGPAHHRLFTSEVLLEDEAVATGQGRTKKESEQKAAEKAYNTMKKQ; encoded by the coding sequence ATGCAAATGCTAAATTTAAACTACGATAATTTACCTCTTTACCAACAAGCATTTTCACATTCAAGCTTTATCAATGATTTCAACATGAATCGTCTCGACCATAATGAACGTTTGGAATTTCTTGGAGATGCGGTATTAGAATTGACGGTTTCACGCTATTTATTCGATAAGTATCCAGAATTACCAGAAGGCAACTTAACTAAAATGCGCGCGACAATTGTATGTGAACCCTCACTTGTAATATTTGCGAATAAAATCCACTTAAACGAACTTATCTTATTAGGAAAAGGTGAAGAAAAAACAGGAGGACGCACTAGACCTTCATTAGTGTCAGATGCCTTTGAAGCCTTTGTAGGCGCTTTATATTTAGATCAAGGTCTAAAAGCAGTTTGGCAGTTCGCAGAAGAAGTCATCTTCCCGCATGTAGAAGATGATAAACTGATGGGAGTAGTGGATTTCAAAACACAATTCCAAGAATTAATTCACCGTCTCAGCAAAGGAAATGTAACCTATCGCTTAATTCATGAAGAAGGACCAGCGCATCATCGTCTGTTCACTTCAGAAGTATTATTAGAAGATGAAGCTGTAGCGACAGGCCAGGGCAGAACCAAGAAAGAATCAGAGCAAAAAGCTGCTGAAAAAGCATACAATACTATGAAAAAGCAATAA